In the Arachis ipaensis cultivar K30076 chromosome B10, Araip1.1, whole genome shotgun sequence genome, one interval contains:
- the LOC107620659 gene encoding hexokinase-1-like, which translates to MQKIGLDMRVSALVNDTIGTLAGGRFYNQDVIAAVILGTGTNAAYVERANAIPKWHGPLPKSGGMVINMEWGNFRSSHLPLTEYDVALDAESLNPGEQIFDKLISGMYLGDIVRRALLKMVEEADFFGDTVPPKLRVPFILRN; encoded by the exons ATGCAAAAAATTGGCTTGGATATGCGAGTTTCAGCTCTA GTTAATGATACCATTGGAACACTAGCTGGAGGCAGATTCTACAATCAGGATGTCATTGCTGCTGTGATCCTTGGTACAGGGACAAATGCAGCATATGTGGAACGTGCAAATGCTATTCCAAAATGGCATGGCCCTCTCCCGAAATCAGGAGGCATG GTTATAAACATGGAGTGGGGTAATTTCCGATCCTCACATCTTCCTCTAACAGAATATGATGTAGCTCTAGATGCTGAGAGCTTAAACCCTGGAGAGCAG ATATTTGATAAGTTGATTTCTGGTATGTATTTGGGGGACATTGTAAGGAGAGCTTTATTGAAGATGGTTGAAGAAGCTGACTTTTTTGGAGATACAGTTCCCCCCAAGTTGAGAGTTCCTTTCATACTCAG